Proteins from one Cicer arietinum cultivar CDC Frontier isolate Library 1 chromosome 3, Cicar.CDCFrontier_v2.0, whole genome shotgun sequence genomic window:
- the LOC101490566 gene encoding uncharacterized protein isoform X1, with protein sequence MCILCVIQKCSRRVATMLPWLVIPLIGLWALSQLLPPAFRFEITSPRLACVFVLLVTLFWYEILMPQLSAWRVRRNARLRERKRFEAIELQKLRKTATRRCRNCLNPYRDQNPGGSRFMCSYCGHVSKRPVLDLPGSQELQISNSGIVKDLVGKSGKMLNSKVWSENGWMCSQDWLENGNWVGGSVLGNPINWRMNGSGRSFGGDEHCLSSRSYSSILLFVCRLLASFFLSIRWIWRKIFRISLREERLSDAERRALLAKRGENGENLNESRGERARRKAEEKRQARLERELLEEEERKQREEVAKLVEERRRLRDEIMETEKDSSKLSHTSKEKDRRKEAEKKRQERRKEKDKGSSKSNSDVEELEKRASKESERKRDFDKKSETDYRENQKSGLECGKGQSTYTIHSNFFAANSYNRGSTGTRYLDRMRGTILSSSKALGFGKGANLPATVVKESKSNNSVDHAHTAASKRDMLPPERPTAKSNLNVDDKNINHSVLPEPQPWTAPKKSWQQLFTRSSSVPKSSNSNVICRPNSKIQVETKSPQLSSQSPVAQSFNNPIHFGLPSPFNISTQLNGSTSSSLGFSPAIEPLFSPVVNTSHDFRHDEQELFEDPCYVPDPLSLLGPVSESLDNFQLDLGSGYLKDTKVIKPRCFQNTSGTGVNKPSPIESPLTREKNNCSNKFSSIPQAQDIHAFPLDDAAAIEKGTWHMWSTSPLGPEGLGLVGGPESWLLSSQRNVPTNGDCMLPACQKTMAYVFNNDDNLTSSTHPPQNVFLANGKSGGTFNPVAVSSGFDPWLQNGLFPPLSRGLKTHESAQNERMCGSPIGSASNNVLECSQTNGWSKNEWPVHGSVESIKNSSAARSHNGSPQYPTSDVHSFWSYD encoded by the exons ATGTGTATACTGTGTGTGATTCAGAAGTGCTCTCGCCGGGTTGCTACAATGCTACCTTGGTTGGTTATTCCGTTGATAGGTTTGTGGGCACTTTCTCAGCTCCTACCGCCAGCTTTTCGGTTTGAGATTACTTCACCTAGACTGGCTTGTGTTTTTGTGTTATTGGTTACTCTCTTTTGGTATGAGATTTTGATGCCTCAGCTTTCGGCTTGGCGGGTGAGGAGGAATGCTAGGCTTAGGGAGAGGAAGAGGTTTGAAGCTATAGAATTGCAGAAGCTTAGGAAGACAGCTACTAGGAGGTGTCGTAACTGCTTGAATCCTTATAGGGATCAGAACCCTGGTGGGAGTCGGTTTATGTGTTCATATTGTGGGCATGTTTCGAAGAGACCAGTTTTGGACTTGCCTGGTTCACAAGAGTTGCAGATTTCGAATTCTGGTATTGTTAAGGATTTGGTTGGAAAAAGTGGCAAGATGTTGAATAGCAAGGTTTGGTCTGAAAATGGGTGGATGTGCAGTCAGGACTGGTTGGAGAATGGCAATTGGGTTGGTGGGTCTGTTCTAGGAAATCCTATCAACTGGAGGATGAATGGAAGTGGCAGGAGTTTTGGAGGAGATGAACACTGTTTGTCATCTAGGTCATATTCTAGTATTTTGCTCTTTGTTTGCAGACTTTTGGCATCATTTTTCTTGAGCATTAGATGGATTTGGAGAAAGATATTCAGAATTAGTTTAAGGGAAGAACGTTTGTCTGATGCTGAACGCAGGGCACTCTTGGCAAAAAGGGGTGAGAATGGGGAAAACCTGAATGAAAGTAGAGGAGAAAGAGCACGCAGGAAAGCTGAGGAGAAAAGACAGGCTAGACTAGAGAGAGAACTTTTGGAAGAGGAAGAAAGGAAACAGAGGGAGGAGGTCGCAAAGTTAGTGGAGGAGCGTAGGAGGCTGAGAGATGAAATAATGGAAACTGAAAAAGATAGCAGCAAATTATCACACACCAGTAAGGAGAAAGACCGTAGGAAGGAAGCTGAAAAGAAGCGTCAGgaaagaagaaaagagaaagataaAGGGTCTAGTAAGAGCAATTCTGATGTAGAAGAGCTGGAAAAAAGGGCTAGCAAAGAAAGTGAACGAAAAAGGGACTTTGACAAAAAGAGTGAAACTGATTATAGAGAGAATCAGAAATCTGGATTAGAGTGTGGCAAAGGACAGAGTACATATACTATACATAGTAATTTTTTTGCTGCAAACAGTTATAACCGAGGAAGTACTGGGACAAGGTACCTTGATCGCATGCGTGGTACAATTTTGTCTTCTTCAAAAGCACTTGGTTTTGGAAAGGGTGCCAATCTTCCTGCCACTGTGGTGAAAGAAAGCAAGTCTAACAATTCTGTAGATCATGCTCATACTGCTGCCAGCAAGAGAGATATGCTTCCTCCTGAACGTCCGACTGCTAAATCCAATTTGAATGTAGATGATAAGAATATCAATCATTCT GTTCTCCCAGAACCACAGCCATGGACTGCACCTAAAAAATCATGGCAACAATTATTTACTCGTTCCTCATCTGTTCCTAAATCCTCAAATTCAAATGTAATATGTAGACCAAATTCCAAAATTCAAGTTGAAACCAAAAGCCCTCAGTTATCTAGCCAGTCACCAGTTGCACAATCATTTAACAATCCAATTCACTTCGGTCTTCCATCACCATTTAATATTTCTACTCAGCTTAATGGTTCAACCAGTAGTAGTCTAGGTTTTTCTCCTGCAATTGAACCCTTATTCTCTCCTGTTGTAAATACATCACATGACTTTAGACATGATGAGCAAGAGCTTTTTGAAGACCCGTGTTATGTTCCAGATCCATTATCCTTGCTTGGTCCTGTTTCTGAGTCACTTGATAATTTTCAGTTGGATTTGGGAAGTGGCTATTTGAAAGACACAAAAGTAATTAAGCCTCGCTGTTTTCAAAACACATCTGGTACTGGCGTCAACAAGCCATCTCCCATTGAGTCCCCATTGACCCGAGAAAAGAATAACTGTTCTAATAAATTTTCAAGTATACCCCAGGCCCAAGACATACATGCATTTCCGTTGGATGATGCTGCTGCAATTGAGAAGGGAACATGGCACATGTGGAGTACTTCACCTCTTGGTCCGGAAGGTTTAGGTTTGGTTGGTGGCCCAGAAAGTTGGCTTTTATCCTCACAAAGGAACGTACCAACCAATGGCGACTGTATGCTCCCAGCATGTCAGAAGACTATGGCTTATGTTTTTAACAACGACGATAACTTAACTTCCAGTACCCATCCTCCGCAAAATGTTTTTTTAGCTAATGGTAAGAGTGGTGGGACATTCAACCCTGTTGCAGTTTCAAGTGGTTTTGATCCTTGGTTACAAAATGGTCTCTTTCCACCTTTATCCAGGGGCCTTAAAACTCATGAGAGTGCTCAGAATGAAAGGATGTGTGGGAGTCCAATTGGATCTGCTAGCAACAATGTGCTTGAGTGTTCTCAAACTAACGGTTGGTCCAA AAATGAATGGCCTGTACATGGTTCTGTGGAAAGCATAAAGAACTCATCAGCTGCAAGGTCCCATAATGGTAGTCCACAATATCCAACATCAGATGTACATTCATTTTGGTCATATGATTAG
- the LOC101490566 gene encoding uncharacterized protein isoform X2, which produces MCILCVIQKCSRRVATMLPWLVIPLIGLWALSQLLPPAFRFEITSPRLACVFVLLVTLFWYEILMPQLSAWRVRRNARLRERKRFEAIELQKLRKTATRRCRNCLNPYRDQNPGGSRFMCSYCGHVSKRPVLDLPGSQELQISNSGIVKDLVGKSGKMLNSKVWSENGWMCSQDWLENGNWVGGSVLGNPINWRMNGSGRSFGGDEHCLSSRSYSSILLFVCRLLASFFLSIRWIWRKIFRISLREERLSDAERRALLAKRGENGENLNESRGERARRKAEEKRQARLERELLEEEERKQREEVAKLVEERRRLRDEIMETEKDSSKLSHTSKEKDRRKEAEKKRQERRKEKDKGSSKSNSDVEELEKRASKESERKRDFDKKSETDYRENQKSGLECGKGQSTYTIHSNFFAANSYNRGSTGTRYLDRMRGTILSSSKALGFGKGANLPATVVKESKSNNSVDHAHTAASKRDMLPPERPTAKSNLNVDDKNINHSVLPEPQPWTAPKKSWQQLFTRSSSVPKSSNSNVICRPNSKIQVETKSPQLSSQSPVAQSFNNPIHFGLPSPFNISTQLNGSTSSSLGFSPAIEPLFSPVVNTSHDFRHDEQELFEDPCYVPDPLSLLGPVSESLDNFQLDLGSGYLKDTKVIKPRCFQNTSGTGVNKPSPIESPLTREKNNCSNKFSSIPQAQDIHAFPLDDAAAIEKGTWHMWSTSPLGPEGLGLVGGPESWLLSSQRNVPTNGDCMLPACQKTMAYVFNNDDNLTSSTHPPQNVFLANGALKLMRVLRMKGCVGVQLDLLATMCLSVLKLTVGPKMNGLYMVLWKA; this is translated from the exons ATGTGTATACTGTGTGTGATTCAGAAGTGCTCTCGCCGGGTTGCTACAATGCTACCTTGGTTGGTTATTCCGTTGATAGGTTTGTGGGCACTTTCTCAGCTCCTACCGCCAGCTTTTCGGTTTGAGATTACTTCACCTAGACTGGCTTGTGTTTTTGTGTTATTGGTTACTCTCTTTTGGTATGAGATTTTGATGCCTCAGCTTTCGGCTTGGCGGGTGAGGAGGAATGCTAGGCTTAGGGAGAGGAAGAGGTTTGAAGCTATAGAATTGCAGAAGCTTAGGAAGACAGCTACTAGGAGGTGTCGTAACTGCTTGAATCCTTATAGGGATCAGAACCCTGGTGGGAGTCGGTTTATGTGTTCATATTGTGGGCATGTTTCGAAGAGACCAGTTTTGGACTTGCCTGGTTCACAAGAGTTGCAGATTTCGAATTCTGGTATTGTTAAGGATTTGGTTGGAAAAAGTGGCAAGATGTTGAATAGCAAGGTTTGGTCTGAAAATGGGTGGATGTGCAGTCAGGACTGGTTGGAGAATGGCAATTGGGTTGGTGGGTCTGTTCTAGGAAATCCTATCAACTGGAGGATGAATGGAAGTGGCAGGAGTTTTGGAGGAGATGAACACTGTTTGTCATCTAGGTCATATTCTAGTATTTTGCTCTTTGTTTGCAGACTTTTGGCATCATTTTTCTTGAGCATTAGATGGATTTGGAGAAAGATATTCAGAATTAGTTTAAGGGAAGAACGTTTGTCTGATGCTGAACGCAGGGCACTCTTGGCAAAAAGGGGTGAGAATGGGGAAAACCTGAATGAAAGTAGAGGAGAAAGAGCACGCAGGAAAGCTGAGGAGAAAAGACAGGCTAGACTAGAGAGAGAACTTTTGGAAGAGGAAGAAAGGAAACAGAGGGAGGAGGTCGCAAAGTTAGTGGAGGAGCGTAGGAGGCTGAGAGATGAAATAATGGAAACTGAAAAAGATAGCAGCAAATTATCACACACCAGTAAGGAGAAAGACCGTAGGAAGGAAGCTGAAAAGAAGCGTCAGgaaagaagaaaagagaaagataaAGGGTCTAGTAAGAGCAATTCTGATGTAGAAGAGCTGGAAAAAAGGGCTAGCAAAGAAAGTGAACGAAAAAGGGACTTTGACAAAAAGAGTGAAACTGATTATAGAGAGAATCAGAAATCTGGATTAGAGTGTGGCAAAGGACAGAGTACATATACTATACATAGTAATTTTTTTGCTGCAAACAGTTATAACCGAGGAAGTACTGGGACAAGGTACCTTGATCGCATGCGTGGTACAATTTTGTCTTCTTCAAAAGCACTTGGTTTTGGAAAGGGTGCCAATCTTCCTGCCACTGTGGTGAAAGAAAGCAAGTCTAACAATTCTGTAGATCATGCTCATACTGCTGCCAGCAAGAGAGATATGCTTCCTCCTGAACGTCCGACTGCTAAATCCAATTTGAATGTAGATGATAAGAATATCAATCATTCT GTTCTCCCAGAACCACAGCCATGGACTGCACCTAAAAAATCATGGCAACAATTATTTACTCGTTCCTCATCTGTTCCTAAATCCTCAAATTCAAATGTAATATGTAGACCAAATTCCAAAATTCAAGTTGAAACCAAAAGCCCTCAGTTATCTAGCCAGTCACCAGTTGCACAATCATTTAACAATCCAATTCACTTCGGTCTTCCATCACCATTTAATATTTCTACTCAGCTTAATGGTTCAACCAGTAGTAGTCTAGGTTTTTCTCCTGCAATTGAACCCTTATTCTCTCCTGTTGTAAATACATCACATGACTTTAGACATGATGAGCAAGAGCTTTTTGAAGACCCGTGTTATGTTCCAGATCCATTATCCTTGCTTGGTCCTGTTTCTGAGTCACTTGATAATTTTCAGTTGGATTTGGGAAGTGGCTATTTGAAAGACACAAAAGTAATTAAGCCTCGCTGTTTTCAAAACACATCTGGTACTGGCGTCAACAAGCCATCTCCCATTGAGTCCCCATTGACCCGAGAAAAGAATAACTGTTCTAATAAATTTTCAAGTATACCCCAGGCCCAAGACATACATGCATTTCCGTTGGATGATGCTGCTGCAATTGAGAAGGGAACATGGCACATGTGGAGTACTTCACCTCTTGGTCCGGAAGGTTTAGGTTTGGTTGGTGGCCCAGAAAGTTGGCTTTTATCCTCACAAAGGAACGTACCAACCAATGGCGACTGTATGCTCCCAGCATGTCAGAAGACTATGGCTTATGTTTTTAACAACGACGATAACTTAACTTCCAGTACCCATCCTCCGCAAAATGTTTTTTTAGCTAATG GGGCCTTAAAACTCATGAGAGTGCTCAGAATGAAAGGATGTGTGGGAGTCCAATTGGATCTGCTAGCAACAATGTGCTTGAGTGTTCTCAAACTAACGGTTGGTCCAA AAATGAATGGCCTGTACATGGTTCTGTGGAAAGCATAA